One part of the Neodiprion virginianus isolate iyNeoVirg1 chromosome 3, iyNeoVirg1.1, whole genome shotgun sequence genome encodes these proteins:
- the LOC124300971 gene encoding fatty acid 2-hydroxylase isoform X2 gives MDVGFSHDGRLSPARQFPNFTQSEPSERRTFLRYYITNRPRTWSVLINRINQFSKDFSALDLLDTCSVLLRVTQDFATKGFILHGETPVVYNQSQEKDTRMVEKSESRVEPKVTPHNGITRVCQVDNVTENPHEFIVKYKGRKYDIQNLLKKHPGGSRIMKPYKGLNVDEAMVTNSHSIAAFHLFEEFVQSNQEEYQEIERLVDWNAPLLSQVGSLRDRYWEWVNLPVNRPIRLFASNGLERLTVTPWYMVPAVWIPIIFFLLYRGCSIDLKGNFVDSIPQISFAISWGILLWTFLEYTLHRKLFHMKPPANSKIFITLHFLLHGLHHKAPFDEQRLVFPPVPAMLLAVVFYTAYEMVFPVAMMNFAAGGVAIGYLCYDMTHYYLHYGSPKAETYMYVMKRYHNYHHFSYHDEGFGISSRLWDYVFGTAITLRNLKKAIEW, from the exons ATGGACGTGGGCTTCAGTCATGACGGTAGGCTCTCGCCGGCGAGACAATTTCCGAATTTTACACAATCCGAGCCAAGTGAGCGCCGTACATTCCTGCGTTATTATATAACAAATCGTCCGCGGACTTGGAGCGTGTTGATTAACAgaatcaatcaattttcgaaagatttttcaGCACTCGATCTGCTTGACACGTGTTCAGTATTGTTACGCGTTACGCAGGATTTTGCAACGAAAG GTTTCATCCTACATGGTGAAACTCCAGTTGTCTACAATCAAAGCCAGGAAAAGGATACCAGAAtggttgaaaaatctgaaagtcGTGTTGAACCGAAAGTTACGCCACACAATGGAATAACCAGGGTGTGTCAGGTGGATAATGTAACCGAAAATCCTCACGAGTTCATAGTGAAATATAAGGGGCGAAAGTACGACATTCAGAACCTTCTAAAAAAACATCCCGGGGGAAGCAGGATCATGAAACCATACAAGGGCTTGAACGTCGATGAGGCGATGGTTACGAACTCTCATTCCATCGCAGCCTTTCATCTCTTTGAGGAATTCGTACAAAGTAATCAAGAGGAGTACCAGGAAATCGAA AGATTGGTCGACTGGAATGCTCCACTGTTGTCGCAGGTCGGCTCTCTAAGGGATCGTTACTGGGAATGGGTGAATCTTCCAGTAAACAGGCCCATCCGTCTCTTCGCATCAAACGGCCTCGAACGTCTCACAGTCACCCCATGGTACATGGTACCCGCTGTCTGGATCCCAATAATCTTTTTCCTTCTATATCGGGGCTGCTCGATAGATCTCAAAGGAAATTTTG TCGATTCCATACCGCAAATTTCATTTGCCATTAGTTGGGGCATCCTCTTGTGGACTTTCCTTGAATACACGCTACATCGAAAGCTGTTTCACATGAAACCCCCAGCGAACtcaaagatttttataacGCTACATTTCCTTCTGCATGGTCTCCACCATAAA GCGCCGTTTGATGAACAGAGACTGGTATTTCCCCCGGTCCCTGCGATGCTGTTGGCCGTTGTCTTTTACACTGCTTACGAGATGGTGTTTCCCGTTGCGATGATGAACTTCGCAGCAGGTGGAGTCGCAATCG GCTACTTGTGCTACGACATGACGCACTACTACTTGCATTACGGATCGCCGAAAGCTGAAACTTATATGTACGTGATGAAGAGGTATCACAACTATCACCACTTTTCATACCACGATGAAG GTTTCGGTATAAGCAGCAGACTGTGGGATTACGTTTTCGGCACGGCGATAACGttgagaaatttgaagaagGCGATCGAATGGTAA
- the LOC124300971 gene encoding fatty acid 2-hydroxylase isoform X6 produces MVEKSESRVEPKVTPHNGITRVCQVDNVTENPHEFIVKYKGRKYDIQNLLKKHPGGSRIMKPYKGLNVDEAMVTNSHSIAAFHLFEEFVQSNQEEYQEIERLVDWNAPLLSQVGSLRDRYWEWVNLPVNRPIRLFASNGLERLTVTPWYMVPAVWIPIIFFLLYRGCSIDLKGNFVDSIPQISFAISWGILLWTFLEYTLHRKLFHMKPPANSKIFITLHFLLHGLHHKAPFDEQRLVFPPVPAMLLAVVFYTAYEMVFPVAMMNFAAGGVAIGYLCYDMTHYYLHYGSPKAETYMYVMKRYHNYHHFSYHDEGFGISSRLWDYVFGTAITLRNLKKAIEW; encoded by the exons AtggttgaaaaatctgaaagtcGTGTTGAACCGAAAGTTACGCCACACAATGGAATAACCAGGGTGTGTCAGGTGGATAATGTAACCGAAAATCCTCACGAGTTCATAGTGAAATATAAGGGGCGAAAGTACGACATTCAGAACCTTCTAAAAAAACATCCCGGGGGAAGCAGGATCATGAAACCATACAAGGGCTTGAACGTCGATGAGGCGATGGTTACGAACTCTCATTCCATCGCAGCCTTTCATCTCTTTGAGGAATTCGTACAAAGTAATCAAGAGGAGTACCAGGAAATCGAA AGATTGGTCGACTGGAATGCTCCACTGTTGTCGCAGGTCGGCTCTCTAAGGGATCGTTACTGGGAATGGGTGAATCTTCCAGTAAACAGGCCCATCCGTCTCTTCGCATCAAACGGCCTCGAACGTCTCACAGTCACCCCATGGTACATGGTACCCGCTGTCTGGATCCCAATAATCTTTTTCCTTCTATATCGGGGCTGCTCGATAGATCTCAAAGGAAATTTTG TCGATTCCATACCGCAAATTTCATTTGCCATTAGTTGGGGCATCCTCTTGTGGACTTTCCTTGAATACACGCTACATCGAAAGCTGTTTCACATGAAACCCCCAGCGAACtcaaagatttttataacGCTACATTTCCTTCTGCATGGTCTCCACCATAAA GCGCCGTTTGATGAACAGAGACTGGTATTTCCCCCGGTCCCTGCGATGCTGTTGGCCGTTGTCTTTTACACTGCTTACGAGATGGTGTTTCCCGTTGCGATGATGAACTTCGCAGCAGGTGGAGTCGCAATCG GCTACTTGTGCTACGACATGACGCACTACTACTTGCATTACGGATCGCCGAAAGCTGAAACTTATATGTACGTGATGAAGAGGTATCACAACTATCACCACTTTTCATACCACGATGAAG GTTTCGGTATAAGCAGCAGACTGTGGGATTACGTTTTCGGCACGGCGATAACGttgagaaatttgaagaagGCGATCGAATGGTAA
- the LOC124300971 gene encoding fatty acid 2-hydroxylase isoform X3: MLARRRFHREDITFSDEIFQHSICLTRVQYCYALRRILQRKTQYKTSRDSLLTGRDLFAASTDEGFILHGETPVVYNQSQEKDTRMVEKSESRVEPKVTPHNGITRVCQVDNVTENPHEFIVKYKGRKYDIQNLLKKHPGGSRIMKPYKGLNVDEAMVTNSHSIAAFHLFEEFVQSNQEEYQEIERLVDWNAPLLSQVGSLRDRYWEWVNLPVNRPIRLFASNGLERLTVTPWYMVPAVWIPIIFFLLYRGCSIDLKGNFVDSIPQISFAISWGILLWTFLEYTLHRKLFHMKPPANSKIFITLHFLLHGLHHKAPFDEQRLVFPPVPAMLLAVVFYTAYEMVFPVAMMNFAAGGVAIGYLCYDMTHYYLHYGSPKAETYMYVMKRYHNYHHFSYHDEGFGISSRLWDYVFGTAITLRNLKKAIEW, from the exons ATGCTTGCACGTAGGCGGTTCCACAGAGAAGACATCACGTTTAGCGACGAG atttttcaGCACTCGATCTGCTTGACACGTGTTCAGTATTGTTACGCGTTACGCAGGATTTTGCAACGAAAG ACACAATACAAGACATCGCGAGATTCGCTCTTAACTGGCAGAGATTTATTCGCTGCCTCTACCGATGAAGGTTTCATCCTACATGGTGAAACTCCAGTTGTCTACAATCAAAGCCAGGAAAAGGATACCAGAAtggttgaaaaatctgaaagtcGTGTTGAACCGAAAGTTACGCCACACAATGGAATAACCAGGGTGTGTCAGGTGGATAATGTAACCGAAAATCCTCACGAGTTCATAGTGAAATATAAGGGGCGAAAGTACGACATTCAGAACCTTCTAAAAAAACATCCCGGGGGAAGCAGGATCATGAAACCATACAAGGGCTTGAACGTCGATGAGGCGATGGTTACGAACTCTCATTCCATCGCAGCCTTTCATCTCTTTGAGGAATTCGTACAAAGTAATCAAGAGGAGTACCAGGAAATCGAA AGATTGGTCGACTGGAATGCTCCACTGTTGTCGCAGGTCGGCTCTCTAAGGGATCGTTACTGGGAATGGGTGAATCTTCCAGTAAACAGGCCCATCCGTCTCTTCGCATCAAACGGCCTCGAACGTCTCACAGTCACCCCATGGTACATGGTACCCGCTGTCTGGATCCCAATAATCTTTTTCCTTCTATATCGGGGCTGCTCGATAGATCTCAAAGGAAATTTTG TCGATTCCATACCGCAAATTTCATTTGCCATTAGTTGGGGCATCCTCTTGTGGACTTTCCTTGAATACACGCTACATCGAAAGCTGTTTCACATGAAACCCCCAGCGAACtcaaagatttttataacGCTACATTTCCTTCTGCATGGTCTCCACCATAAA GCGCCGTTTGATGAACAGAGACTGGTATTTCCCCCGGTCCCTGCGATGCTGTTGGCCGTTGTCTTTTACACTGCTTACGAGATGGTGTTTCCCGTTGCGATGATGAACTTCGCAGCAGGTGGAGTCGCAATCG GCTACTTGTGCTACGACATGACGCACTACTACTTGCATTACGGATCGCCGAAAGCTGAAACTTATATGTACGTGATGAAGAGGTATCACAACTATCACCACTTTTCATACCACGATGAAG GTTTCGGTATAAGCAGCAGACTGTGGGATTACGTTTTCGGCACGGCGATAACGttgagaaatttgaagaagGCGATCGAATGGTAA
- the LOC124300971 gene encoding fatty acid 2-hydroxylase isoform X5: MLARRRFHREDITFSDETQYKTSRDSLLTGRDLFAASTDEGFILHGETPVVYNQSQEKDTRMVEKSESRVEPKVTPHNGITRVCQVDNVTENPHEFIVKYKGRKYDIQNLLKKHPGGSRIMKPYKGLNVDEAMVTNSHSIAAFHLFEEFVQSNQEEYQEIERLVDWNAPLLSQVGSLRDRYWEWVNLPVNRPIRLFASNGLERLTVTPWYMVPAVWIPIIFFLLYRGCSIDLKGNFVDSIPQISFAISWGILLWTFLEYTLHRKLFHMKPPANSKIFITLHFLLHGLHHKAPFDEQRLVFPPVPAMLLAVVFYTAYEMVFPVAMMNFAAGGVAIGYLCYDMTHYYLHYGSPKAETYMYVMKRYHNYHHFSYHDEGFGISSRLWDYVFGTAITLRNLKKAIEW; encoded by the exons ATGCTTGCACGTAGGCGGTTCCACAGAGAAGACATCACGTTTAGCGACGAG ACACAATACAAGACATCGCGAGATTCGCTCTTAACTGGCAGAGATTTATTCGCTGCCTCTACCGATGAAGGTTTCATCCTACATGGTGAAACTCCAGTTGTCTACAATCAAAGCCAGGAAAAGGATACCAGAAtggttgaaaaatctgaaagtcGTGTTGAACCGAAAGTTACGCCACACAATGGAATAACCAGGGTGTGTCAGGTGGATAATGTAACCGAAAATCCTCACGAGTTCATAGTGAAATATAAGGGGCGAAAGTACGACATTCAGAACCTTCTAAAAAAACATCCCGGGGGAAGCAGGATCATGAAACCATACAAGGGCTTGAACGTCGATGAGGCGATGGTTACGAACTCTCATTCCATCGCAGCCTTTCATCTCTTTGAGGAATTCGTACAAAGTAATCAAGAGGAGTACCAGGAAATCGAA AGATTGGTCGACTGGAATGCTCCACTGTTGTCGCAGGTCGGCTCTCTAAGGGATCGTTACTGGGAATGGGTGAATCTTCCAGTAAACAGGCCCATCCGTCTCTTCGCATCAAACGGCCTCGAACGTCTCACAGTCACCCCATGGTACATGGTACCCGCTGTCTGGATCCCAATAATCTTTTTCCTTCTATATCGGGGCTGCTCGATAGATCTCAAAGGAAATTTTG TCGATTCCATACCGCAAATTTCATTTGCCATTAGTTGGGGCATCCTCTTGTGGACTTTCCTTGAATACACGCTACATCGAAAGCTGTTTCACATGAAACCCCCAGCGAACtcaaagatttttataacGCTACATTTCCTTCTGCATGGTCTCCACCATAAA GCGCCGTTTGATGAACAGAGACTGGTATTTCCCCCGGTCCCTGCGATGCTGTTGGCCGTTGTCTTTTACACTGCTTACGAGATGGTGTTTCCCGTTGCGATGATGAACTTCGCAGCAGGTGGAGTCGCAATCG GCTACTTGTGCTACGACATGACGCACTACTACTTGCATTACGGATCGCCGAAAGCTGAAACTTATATGTACGTGATGAAGAGGTATCACAACTATCACCACTTTTCATACCACGATGAAG GTTTCGGTATAAGCAGCAGACTGTGGGATTACGTTTTCGGCACGGCGATAACGttgagaaatttgaagaagGCGATCGAATGGTAA
- the LOC124300971 gene encoding fatty acid 2-hydroxylase isoform X4: MLSSLRIHHAKFTCTCAQTQYKTSRDSLLTGRDLFAASTDEGFILHGETPVVYNQSQEKDTRMVEKSESRVEPKVTPHNGITRVCQVDNVTENPHEFIVKYKGRKYDIQNLLKKHPGGSRIMKPYKGLNVDEAMVTNSHSIAAFHLFEEFVQSNQEEYQEIERLVDWNAPLLSQVGSLRDRYWEWVNLPVNRPIRLFASNGLERLTVTPWYMVPAVWIPIIFFLLYRGCSIDLKGNFVDSIPQISFAISWGILLWTFLEYTLHRKLFHMKPPANSKIFITLHFLLHGLHHKAPFDEQRLVFPPVPAMLLAVVFYTAYEMVFPVAMMNFAAGGVAIGYLCYDMTHYYLHYGSPKAETYMYVMKRYHNYHHFSYHDEGFGISSRLWDYVFGTAITLRNLKKAIEW, from the exons aTGCTCTCGTCTTTGAGAATTCATCATGCCAAATTCACTTGTACGTGTGCACAGACACAATACAAGACATCGCGAGATTCGCTCTTAACTGGCAGAGATTTATTCGCTGCCTCTACCGATGAAGGTTTCATCCTACATGGTGAAACTCCAGTTGTCTACAATCAAAGCCAGGAAAAGGATACCAGAAtggttgaaaaatctgaaagtcGTGTTGAACCGAAAGTTACGCCACACAATGGAATAACCAGGGTGTGTCAGGTGGATAATGTAACCGAAAATCCTCACGAGTTCATAGTGAAATATAAGGGGCGAAAGTACGACATTCAGAACCTTCTAAAAAAACATCCCGGGGGAAGCAGGATCATGAAACCATACAAGGGCTTGAACGTCGATGAGGCGATGGTTACGAACTCTCATTCCATCGCAGCCTTTCATCTCTTTGAGGAATTCGTACAAAGTAATCAAGAGGAGTACCAGGAAATCGAA AGATTGGTCGACTGGAATGCTCCACTGTTGTCGCAGGTCGGCTCTCTAAGGGATCGTTACTGGGAATGGGTGAATCTTCCAGTAAACAGGCCCATCCGTCTCTTCGCATCAAACGGCCTCGAACGTCTCACAGTCACCCCATGGTACATGGTACCCGCTGTCTGGATCCCAATAATCTTTTTCCTTCTATATCGGGGCTGCTCGATAGATCTCAAAGGAAATTTTG TCGATTCCATACCGCAAATTTCATTTGCCATTAGTTGGGGCATCCTCTTGTGGACTTTCCTTGAATACACGCTACATCGAAAGCTGTTTCACATGAAACCCCCAGCGAACtcaaagatttttataacGCTACATTTCCTTCTGCATGGTCTCCACCATAAA GCGCCGTTTGATGAACAGAGACTGGTATTTCCCCCGGTCCCTGCGATGCTGTTGGCCGTTGTCTTTTACACTGCTTACGAGATGGTGTTTCCCGTTGCGATGATGAACTTCGCAGCAGGTGGAGTCGCAATCG GCTACTTGTGCTACGACATGACGCACTACTACTTGCATTACGGATCGCCGAAAGCTGAAACTTATATGTACGTGATGAAGAGGTATCACAACTATCACCACTTTTCATACCACGATGAAG GTTTCGGTATAAGCAGCAGACTGTGGGATTACGTTTTCGGCACGGCGATAACGttgagaaatttgaagaagGCGATCGAATGGTAA
- the LOC124300971 gene encoding fatty acid 2-hydroxylase isoform X1: protein MLARRRFHREDITFSDEIFQHSICLTRVQYCYALRRILQRKNHFVTKHLKSMLSSLRIHHAKFTCTCAQTQYKTSRDSLLTGRDLFAASTDEGFILHGETPVVYNQSQEKDTRMVEKSESRVEPKVTPHNGITRVCQVDNVTENPHEFIVKYKGRKYDIQNLLKKHPGGSRIMKPYKGLNVDEAMVTNSHSIAAFHLFEEFVQSNQEEYQEIERLVDWNAPLLSQVGSLRDRYWEWVNLPVNRPIRLFASNGLERLTVTPWYMVPAVWIPIIFFLLYRGCSIDLKGNFVDSIPQISFAISWGILLWTFLEYTLHRKLFHMKPPANSKIFITLHFLLHGLHHKAPFDEQRLVFPPVPAMLLAVVFYTAYEMVFPVAMMNFAAGGVAIGYLCYDMTHYYLHYGSPKAETYMYVMKRYHNYHHFSYHDEGFGISSRLWDYVFGTAITLRNLKKAIEW from the exons ATGCTTGCACGTAGGCGGTTCCACAGAGAAGACATCACGTTTAGCGACGAG atttttcaGCACTCGATCTGCTTGACACGTGTTCAGTATTGTTACGCGTTACGCAGGATTTTGCAACGAAAG aaTCATTTCGTCAcaaaacatttgaaaagtaTGCTCTCGTCTTTGAGAATTCATCATGCCAAATTCACTTGTACGTGTGCACAGACACAATACAAGACATCGCGAGATTCGCTCTTAACTGGCAGAGATTTATTCGCTGCCTCTACCGATGAAGGTTTCATCCTACATGGTGAAACTCCAGTTGTCTACAATCAAAGCCAGGAAAAGGATACCAGAAtggttgaaaaatctgaaagtcGTGTTGAACCGAAAGTTACGCCACACAATGGAATAACCAGGGTGTGTCAGGTGGATAATGTAACCGAAAATCCTCACGAGTTCATAGTGAAATATAAGGGGCGAAAGTACGACATTCAGAACCTTCTAAAAAAACATCCCGGGGGAAGCAGGATCATGAAACCATACAAGGGCTTGAACGTCGATGAGGCGATGGTTACGAACTCTCATTCCATCGCAGCCTTTCATCTCTTTGAGGAATTCGTACAAAGTAATCAAGAGGAGTACCAGGAAATCGAA AGATTGGTCGACTGGAATGCTCCACTGTTGTCGCAGGTCGGCTCTCTAAGGGATCGTTACTGGGAATGGGTGAATCTTCCAGTAAACAGGCCCATCCGTCTCTTCGCATCAAACGGCCTCGAACGTCTCACAGTCACCCCATGGTACATGGTACCCGCTGTCTGGATCCCAATAATCTTTTTCCTTCTATATCGGGGCTGCTCGATAGATCTCAAAGGAAATTTTG TCGATTCCATACCGCAAATTTCATTTGCCATTAGTTGGGGCATCCTCTTGTGGACTTTCCTTGAATACACGCTACATCGAAAGCTGTTTCACATGAAACCCCCAGCGAACtcaaagatttttataacGCTACATTTCCTTCTGCATGGTCTCCACCATAAA GCGCCGTTTGATGAACAGAGACTGGTATTTCCCCCGGTCCCTGCGATGCTGTTGGCCGTTGTCTTTTACACTGCTTACGAGATGGTGTTTCCCGTTGCGATGATGAACTTCGCAGCAGGTGGAGTCGCAATCG GCTACTTGTGCTACGACATGACGCACTACTACTTGCATTACGGATCGCCGAAAGCTGAAACTTATATGTACGTGATGAAGAGGTATCACAACTATCACCACTTTTCATACCACGATGAAG GTTTCGGTATAAGCAGCAGACTGTGGGATTACGTTTTCGGCACGGCGATAACGttgagaaatttgaagaagGCGATCGAATGGTAA